The Porites lutea chromosome 4, jaPorLute2.1, whole genome shotgun sequence genome contains a region encoding:
- the LOC140933785 gene encoding LIM domain-binding protein 2-like isoform X3: MPSVPLPSPSYNSTGRRTPYYTHPDVRIYELNRRLQHRLEDADNVWWDAFATEFFDDDATLTLSFCLEDGPKRYSIGRNLIPRYFRSIFEGGVKELYYHIVQPKESYHNNTSTITLDCENTTMITHHKTPVFTKVCTEGRLLLEFTLDDLMRIRNWHFAIRHYTEMIPRNVIVGAQDPNFLEQLSKNITRQGMTNVTLNYLRLCVILEPMQELMSRHKTYNMNPRDCLKSTLFQRWQPMCPPPDYQGEMMWQPNTPTTPGSPFPKLLERTLTGQPASRKAETPRAPRTRRKRKSTNANSSAPSSGMNSTSGKKKSPSTSGFTLASQDVMVVGEPSLMGGEFGDEDERLITRLGFEDGESSFPDFSLRDIEEGGFTEGSSEHLT, from the exons ATGCCAAGCGTTCCGCTTCCAAGCCCAAGCTATAATTCAACGGG GCGTCGCACTCCGTATTATACACATCCTGATGTAAGAATTTATGAGTTGAACCGGCGTTTACAACATCGCCTCGAG GATGCAGACAATGTATGGTGGGATGCATTTGCAACAGAGTTTTTTGATGATGACGCTACCCTGACATTGAGCTTTTGCTTGGAAGATGGGCCAAAAAGATATT caaTAGGACGGAACCTAATTCCAAGGTACTTTCGAAGTATATTTGAGGGTGGAGTAAAAGAACTGTATTACCACATTGTGCAACCGAAGGAGTCATACCACAACAACACAAGTACAATAACTCTTGATTGTGAAAATACAACCATGATTACACATCATAAAACACCAGTCTTTACAAAG GTATGCACAGAGGGCCGCCTTTTACTGGAATTCACCCTGGATGATCTCATGAGAATACGAAACTGGCACTTTGCTATTAGACATTACACAGAGATGATTCCACGCAATGTTATTGTTGGTGCCCAGGATCCAAACTTTCTGGAACAGTTATCCAAAAATATCACCAGACAAGGAATGACCAATGTTACGCTTAATTATCTCAGG CTCTGTGTTATTCTGGAGCCCATGCAGGAACTCATGTCACGGCACAAGACTTACAATATGAACCCCAGAG ACTGTTTAAAATCCACACTTTTCCAGAGATGGCAGCCAATGTGTCCCCCACCAG ATTATCAGGGTGAGATGATGTGGCAACCAAATACTCCAACCACTCCAG GATCCCCCTTTCCTAAACTTCTTGAGAGAACATTGACTGGGCAGCCTGCTTCAAGGAAAG CAGAAACTCCGCGTGCACCAAGAACGAGGCGGAAACGTAAGTCAACAAATGCAAATTCATCGGCACCCAGCAGTGGTATGAACAGTACGTCAGGTAAAAAGAAATCGCCCAGCACTTCTGGGTTCACACTAGCATCTCAGGATGTCATGGTTGTTGGCGAGCCTTCTCTGATGGGCGGAGAATTTGGTGATGAAGACGAACGGCTTATTACTAG
- the LOC140933785 gene encoding LIM domain-binding protein 2-like isoform X6 — protein sequence MPSVPLPSPSYNSTGRRTPYYTHPDVRIYELNRRLQHRLEDADNVWWDAFATEFFDDDATLTLSFCLEDGPKRYSIGRNLIPRYFRSIFEGGVKELYYHIVQPKESYHNNTSTITLDCENTTMITHHKTPVFTKVCTEGRLLLEFTLDDLMRIRNWHFAIRHYTEMIPRNVIVGAQDPNFLEQLSKNITRQGMTNVTLNYLRLCVILEPMQELMSRHKTYNMNPRDCLKSTLFQRWQPMCPPPDYQGEMMWQPNTPTTPGSPFPKLLERTLTGQPASRKAETPRAPRTRRKRKSTNANSSAPSSGMNSTSGKKKSPSTSGFTLASQDVMVVGEPSLMGGEFGDEDERLITRLGFEDGESSFPDFSLAGEHTV from the exons ATGCCAAGCGTTCCGCTTCCAAGCCCAAGCTATAATTCAACGGG GCGTCGCACTCCGTATTATACACATCCTGATGTAAGAATTTATGAGTTGAACCGGCGTTTACAACATCGCCTCGAG GATGCAGACAATGTATGGTGGGATGCATTTGCAACAGAGTTTTTTGATGATGACGCTACCCTGACATTGAGCTTTTGCTTGGAAGATGGGCCAAAAAGATATT caaTAGGACGGAACCTAATTCCAAGGTACTTTCGAAGTATATTTGAGGGTGGAGTAAAAGAACTGTATTACCACATTGTGCAACCGAAGGAGTCATACCACAACAACACAAGTACAATAACTCTTGATTGTGAAAATACAACCATGATTACACATCATAAAACACCAGTCTTTACAAAG GTATGCACAGAGGGCCGCCTTTTACTGGAATTCACCCTGGATGATCTCATGAGAATACGAAACTGGCACTTTGCTATTAGACATTACACAGAGATGATTCCACGCAATGTTATTGTTGGTGCCCAGGATCCAAACTTTCTGGAACAGTTATCCAAAAATATCACCAGACAAGGAATGACCAATGTTACGCTTAATTATCTCAGG CTCTGTGTTATTCTGGAGCCCATGCAGGAACTCATGTCACGGCACAAGACTTACAATATGAACCCCAGAG ACTGTTTAAAATCCACACTTTTCCAGAGATGGCAGCCAATGTGTCCCCCACCAG ATTATCAGGGTGAGATGATGTGGCAACCAAATACTCCAACCACTCCAG GATCCCCCTTTCCTAAACTTCTTGAGAGAACATTGACTGGGCAGCCTGCTTCAAGGAAAG CAGAAACTCCGCGTGCACCAAGAACGAGGCGGAAACGTAAGTCAACAAATGCAAATTCATCGGCACCCAGCAGTGGTATGAACAGTACGTCAGGTAAAAAGAAATCGCCCAGCACTTCTGGGTTCACACTAGCATCTCAGGATGTCATGGTTGTTGGCGAGCCTTCTCTGATGGGCGGAGAATTTGGTGATGAAGACGAACGGCTTATTACTAG